A single genomic interval of Lathyrus oleraceus cultivar Zhongwan6 chromosome 7, CAAS_Psat_ZW6_1.0, whole genome shotgun sequence harbors:
- the LOC127105648 gene encoding putative phospholipid:diacylglycerol acyltransferase 2 encodes MEKKMQSKVKEGKDCIDYCCWLIGCVCTVWWLFSFLYQFLPATLIGFEVVESPGLRLDREGVKGLHPVVLVPGIVTAGLELWEGRPCADGLFRKPLWGATLPQILKRPLCWLEHLSLHNETGLDPPGIRVRAVPGLVAADDFASGYHVWAVLIENLARIGYEGKNLHMATYDWRLSFQNTEIRDQALSRLKSIIELMFVTNGYKKVVVVPQSMGAIYFLHFLKWVEAPPPMGGGGGPGWCEKHIKAIMNINPAFLGVPKAVSNIFSAEGSDAAFFRAVTSGILNFDYLGLQTVEHVLRACRTWDSIISLMPKGGETIWGDLDWCPKECNKSEKREHMKKHFVYNSTYKCGDMPKGLHVKEHMKYGGINSFGKAVSELLASLLTTLDSESEEISSEHSTFNLSCEDDRTECNEIHRESIPKVAKRKASKGRTDLDLYNFVAPKMMKRAEVHFSHGIAENLDDSEYTHYKYWSNPLETMLPDAPNMEIYCLYGVEIPTEKSHVHKPSPPDKYKHIPFPNNSSADEGNGSKLQNDVYLVGDDERVNILSSGFMCAKGWRRRTRFNPSGMATYIREYQLRQRSSVLEGRGLESRSRVNNIIGNTALIQDVLRVAAGAAGANIGGDRIFSDIMRISERINLRL; translated from the exons ATGGAAAAAAAGATGCAAAGTAAAGTGAAAGAGGGGAAGGATTGCATTGATTACTGTTGTTGGTTGATTGGGTGTGTGTGTACAGTTTGGTGGCTTTTTTCTTTTTTGTATCAGTTTTTGCCAGCTACATTGATTGGATTTGAAGTGGTTGAATCACCTGGGTTGAGGTTGGATCGTGAAGGGGTTAAAGGTCTTCATCCTGTTGTTTTGGTGCCTGGGATTGTGACTGCTGGGTTGGAGCTTTGGGAAGGGAGGCCTTGTGCTGATGGACTTTTCAGAAAGCCATTGTGGGGTGCTACTTTGCCTCAAATACTCAAAAG GCCTTTATGTTGGTTAGAGCATCTCTCTCTGCATAATGAGACTGGTCTGGACCCTCCAGGAATTCGAGTCAGGGCAGTACCGGGGCTTGTTGCTGCCGACGATTTTGCTTCTGGCTATCACGTTTGGGCAGTCTTAATTGAAAATTTGGCAAGAATTGGTTATGAAGGGAAGAACTTGCACATGGCTACATATGACTGGAGACTGTCCTTCCAAAACACTGAG ATTCGAGACCAAGCTCTTAGTAGATTGAAAAGTATAATTGAGCTTATGTTTGTAACAAATGGCTATAAGAAAGTGGTAGTTGTGCCTCAATCTATGGGGGCTATTTATTTCCTTCATTTCCTAAAATGGGTTGAGGCACCGCCTCCCATGGGTGGCGGTGGTGGTCCAGGTTGGTGCGAAAAGCATATCAAAGCAATCATGAATATTAACCCGGCATTTCTCGGTGTTCCGAAGGCAGTTAGCAATATATTTTCAGCTGAAGGCAGTGATGCTGCATTTTTCAG AGCCGTGACTTCTGGCATTTTAAATTTTGATTACCTTGGTCTTCAAACGGTTGAACATGTCTTGCGGGCATGTAGAACTTGGGATTCAATCATCTCATTGATGCCAAAAGGCGGTGAAACCATCTGGGGTGACTTGGATTGGTGTCCTAAAGAATGTAATAAATCTGAAAAGAGGGAACATATGAAGAAGCACTTTGTATATAACAGTACTTATAAATGCGGTGATATGCCGAAAGGTCTTCATGTAAAAGAACATATGAAGTATGGAGGAATAAACTCTTTTGGCAAGGCCGTCTCAGAGTTACTTGCTTCACTTCTCACTACTCTCGATTCAGAATCAGAG GAGATTTCGTCTGAACATAGTACTTTTAACTTATCATGTGAGGATGATCGGACTGAATGTAATGAGATACACCGAGAAAGCATCCCAAAAGTTGCTAAAAGAAAGGCTAGTAAAGGAAGAACTGATCTTGATTTATACAATTTTGTGGCTCCAAAAATGATGAAGCGTGCTGAGGTTCATTTCTCTCACGGGATAGCAGAGAACTTAGATGATTCTGAATACACACATTATAAATACTGGTCTAATCCACTTGAAACCAT GCTACCTGATGCTCCGAATATGGAAATATACTGTCTATATGGTGTTGAAATTCCTACTGAAAAGTCACACGTGCACAAGCCGTCCCCTCCTGACAAGTACAAGCACATTCCTTTCCCGAATAATAGTTCAGCCGATGAAGGGAATGGAAGTAAATTACAAAATGATGTTTATTTAGTGGGTGATGATGAGCGTGTGAACATTCTAAGTTCAGGGTTCATGTGTGCCAAAGGATGGCGCAGAAGAACGCGGTTCAATCCTTCTGGCATGGCTACATATATACGAGAGTATCAGCTAAGACAAAGAAGTAGTGTCCTTGAGGGTAGAGGTCTAGAGAGCAGATCACGTGTTAACAACATTATAGGAAACACCGCTTTGATTCAAGATGTTTTGCGAGTTGCTGCGGGAGCCGCCGGTGCAAATATTGGAGGTGATAGGATATTTTCGGATATCATGAGGATATCTGAGAGGATAAATCTCAGACTATGA
- the LOC127106114 gene encoding uncharacterized protein LOC127106114: protein MSKEWEPTCYEFYERLHRQKGKPDEWFNEKQAKIVELFQVQKSEAQIQSGEGSSHESTLELYNDIYMEVAGGINKKGRIFGGINKKGRIFGLGSQVVAIKSSGKNSISNDATS from the exons ATGTCAAAAGAATG GGAACCTACATGTTATGAGTTTTACGAGCGACTTCATAGGCAAAAGGGGAAACCAGATGAATGGTTTAATGAAAAACAAGCAAAAATTGTT GAATTATTTCAAGTGCAAAAAAGTGAAGCACAAATTCAAAGTGGCGAGGGAAGTAGCCATGAGTCTACACTAGAGTTATATAATGACATATACATGGAAGTGGCTGGTGGTATAAACAAGAAAGGACGCATATTTGGTGGTATAAACAAGAAAGGACGCATATTTGGATTAGGATCTCAAGTTGTTGCCATCAAATCATCCGGAAAAAATAGCATCTCTAATGATGCAACATCATGA